The Ignicoccus hospitalis KIN4/I genome includes the window CGAAGAAGCCAAGCTATTGGCAGACAAGTTGGGCGTCAAGTACCTCATGTTCGAGGACGTGATGGTAGCTAGCAAGGAAGAGCTCTACGACGTAGTCAAGGGGGCGGTCACAGAGGTTTTAGTGAGGTTCATAAACTCCTTGTACCCGGACGAACGCGCGTGCGTCATAGCGGAAGCGGGAAGCTTGGAGGAGGCAGAAAAAGCGTTGGGTAAGGAGGAGTTAAGGAAATTATTAAAGAGAATGGGCAGAGCGGGCGGCTCGGAGGCCGTGCTCGCCGCGGCGAGGCTCTCGTGTCTGTTGTGGAAGCTCTTGAAGGGGGTGAAAGGTTGACATGCCGAACGCTCGTGACCCACGTGGAGCCGGACGTG containing:
- a CDS encoding restriction endonuclease, with amino-acid sequence MRRARSERLAEEVLRSMGFEVVSVNAPVKVGDKEVAEVDLLVKPPPGPLAVEVKSGKVDVSAVRQAYANAKAIGAEPMVMGSGWANEEAKLLADKLGVKYLMFEDVMVASKEELYDVVKGAVTEVLVRFINSLYPDERACVIAEAGSLEEAEKALGKEELRKLLKRMGRAGGSEAVLAAARLSCLLWKLLKGVKG